In Sphingomonas sp. M1-B02, the sequence CACGATCAGCACGTTGCCGGCGAGGCTGATGAGATCCTCCTTGCGCAGCGTCTGCAGCGTACGGTTGGTGTGGACCGGGGTCAGCCCGGTGGCGTCGGCGATCTGTTCCTGCGTCATCGGGAAGCGATACAGCCCGTTCTGTCCCATCCCCGTCGCGTCCAGCCGCGTCACCAGCTCGCACAATAGATGCGCGATCCGCGCCTTGGCATCGCGCCGACCGACATTTACCACCCATTCGCGAAAGATCGAGGAATCGATCAATGTGTCGAGCCACATCGCCCTGCCTATCGTGGGGCGACTGTCGGATAATGCGAGCAGATCGGCCTTGGCGATCAATGCGAGCTCGCACTGGTCGAGGCTCTGCACATTATGATCTGCCACGGGCAGCAGGCAATTCTGCAGATCGACGAACTCGCCCGGAATGTGCAGCGCCATGATCTGACGGGCGCCCTGCCCCACCAGCTTGTGGCGATAGGCAAAGCCCTTGAGCAGCAGGCTGCAATAGATTCCGGTCTCGCCCTCGCGAACGATGAAGCCGTCCTTGCTGAAACTCCGTCGCAGCGCGGGCAGTGCCTCGATTGCCTCAATGTCCTCGACCGGCAGGTTGGCGCGACGTCCCCATCGTTGGGCAAGCGGGGCGAGGATGGGTTGTTCCAACGGCGGGTGCTTTCGGGGCATGCGTGCCGATCGATAC encodes:
- a CDS encoding Crp/Fnr family transcriptional regulator, translated to MEQPILAPLAQRWGRRANLPVEDIEAIEALPALRRSFSKDGFIVREGETGIYCSLLLKGFAYRHKLVGQGARQIMALHIPGEFVDLQNCLLPVADHNVQSLDQCELALIAKADLLALSDSRPTIGRAMWLDTLIDSSIFREWVVNVGRRDAKARIAHLLCELVTRLDATGMGQNGLYRFPMTQEQIADATGLTPVHTNRTLQTLRKEDLISLAGNVLIVRDWDRLRDVGDFSARYLHHPA